From the Mycobacterium sp. DL592 genome, the window AGAAGCCCGATGCCGTCCATCACCCCGTGCCTGTGGTTCGACGACGAGCTGGAGGAGGCGGTGCAGTTCTACACCGCGATCTTCCCCAACTCGTCGGTGGAACACATGAGCCGCTACACCGAGGCCGGGCCGGGCACCCCCGGCCGCGTCGTATCGGCTGCCTTCGTACTCGACGGCACCCGGTTCACCGGTATCAACGGCGGTCCGGTGTTCGCCTTCACCGAGGCGATCTCCTTCCTCATCGAGTGCGCCGACCAGGACGAGGTCGACCACTACTGGTACGCGTTGCTCGACGGCGGGCAGGAATCCCAGTGCGGGTGGCTCAAGGATCGGTTCGGCGTGAGCTGGCAGGTGGTGCCCACCCGCTTGCTGGAGCTGCTGTCTGATTCCGACCGCGCGGCCGCGGCGAGCGCCGCCATGCTCGGAATGCGCAAGATCGTCATCAGCGAGTTGGAGGTCGCGACAACGAACCGCTGACCGCTGCTCCAGGCACTACCGGTACCCTTGCGCCGCAGCGGGGACGATCGTTCCGACGTGCCGGAGGGAGCAAGCATGGCCAACGAGCCAGACGTGCCCGAAGACGAGGTGACCACCGAGGCGGCCGACGAGGCCGCCGAGGAAGCCATCGAGGAAGCCGAAGCCGTCGACGAGGTCAAGGCAGCCAGGGCGCCGTGGTCGCACGTCAAGATCGCGCTGGTCGTGGGCCTGGGCATCGTCGTCGCACTCGGGGGTCTCACCGGCTGGCTCGGCTATCGGGCCTACCAGGCACGGCAAGCCCAGCAGCTCGACGAACTGCTGGTCAGCGTCGGCCGCCAGGGTGCGATCAACCTGACCACCATCGACTTCGAGCATGCCGACGACGACGTGAAGCGCATCCTCGACTCCGCCACCGACGCCTTCTACGACGACTTCGCCAAGCGGTCCCAGCCGTTCATCGATGTCGTCAAGCAGGCCAAGTCCAAATCCGAAGGCACCGTCAACGAGGCGGGCCTTGAGTCGGTCAACGGCGCCGAGGGTCAAGTCCTGGTGGCCGTGACCGTCAAAACCCAGAACGCCGGCGCCCAGAACCAGCCGCCGCGCAACTGGCGGATGCGCCTGACGGTGAAGAAGACTGGCGCCGACGAAGCGAAGGTCTCGAAAGTGGAGTTCGTACAGTGACGACGCCCGACGACAAAGCAGACGTTGCGGCCGAGGACATCGACGACGCCGAGGTGGTCGCCGAGCCCGCGCCGGAGAAGGGCTTCAGCTGGGCGCGCCTGGTCGCGTTCGTGATCCTGCCGGTGCTGGCCCTGCTGCTCGGCGCTGGCGCCGGCTACCTGAAGTGGGAGGACTCCTCGCGCCGCGACGCCAAGAGTGCGGCGCAGGCCGCGGTCGCGGCGGCCAAGGACTCCACCGTGGCGCTGCTGAGCTACAAGCCCGACACCGTCGAGAAGGATCTGGGCGCCGCCCGCGACCGGCTCACCGGCAACTTCCTGGACGCCTACACCCAACTGGTGAACACCGTCGTGATCCCGGGAGCCAAAGAGAAGAAGATCTCCGCGCTGGCGACAGTGCCCGCCGCCGCGCCGGTGACGGCCAAGGACAATCATGCGGTGGTGCTGCTGTTCGTCGACCAGACCGTGGTGGTGGGCAGCGACGCCCCGACCAACACCTCATCCAGCGTCCGGGTCACCCTCGACAAGGTCGGTGACCGCTGGCTGATCTCGGGCTTCGACCCGATCTAGCGACCATGCCCACGCCGCGCTGGATCGATGTCGACGCCCCCGCTGTGCATTTGCGGGCGCTGACGTGGGGACCCGATGAGGGCCCGATTGCGTTGTGCCTGCACGGTTTTCCCGACACCCCCTACGGATTCCGCAAGCTCGCCCCGCATCTGGTCGCGGCGGGCTACCGGGTGGTCGCGCCGTTCATGCGCGGCTACGTGCCGTCGTCGATCCCATCGGACCGCAGCTACCACATCGGCGCACTGATGGACGACGCGCTCAAGGTGCGCGAAGCCTGCGGCCCGACCGACCGCGACGTGGTGATCGGCCACGACTGGGGCGCCATTACCGCGACCGGGCTGGCGGCGCTGCCCGACAGCCCGTTCGTGAAGGCCGTG encodes:
- a CDS encoding VOC family protein, producing MPSITPCLWFDDELEEAVQFYTAIFPNSSVEHMSRYTEAGPGTPGRVVSAAFVLDGTRFTGINGGPVFAFTEAISFLIECADQDEVDHYWYALLDGGQESQCGWLKDRFGVSWQVVPTRLLELLSDSDRAAAASAAMLGMRKIVISELEVATTNR
- a CDS encoding tetratricopeptide repeat protein produces the protein MANEPDVPEDEVTTEAADEAAEEAIEEAEAVDEVKAARAPWSHVKIALVVGLGIVVALGGLTGWLGYRAYQARQAQQLDELLVSVGRQGAINLTTIDFEHADDDVKRILDSATDAFYDDFAKRSQPFIDVVKQAKSKSEGTVNEAGLESVNGAEGQVLVAVTVKTQNAGAQNQPPRNWRMRLTVKKTGADEAKVSKVEFVQ